A window of Pyrobaculum aerophilum str. IM2 contains these coding sequences:
- a CDS encoding NAD(P)H-hydrate dehydratase, translated as MESITSIEMYVADRNAEWLGVPRLVLMENAGAAVARNVLRKFPTAKRILVVCGTGDNGGDGYVAARHLHAAGRTVRVIALGEPREELARINYQAVTRLWGVEVKAAQLPLELLALQDWFMWAEVIVDAVLGTGIRGVLREPHATAIELMNISPAPKVAVDVPSGLDPDTGEVRDKAVRAALTVTFHKAKRGLLAPGAQRYVGELVVEPIGIPPEAELVVGPGDFAYLNFTRRADSKKGDHGRVLVIGGSLEYSGAPVYVALAALRAGVDLAVIAAPEPAAYAAKAISPDIIAIPLEGPRLSTKHVDKLASLAERFNVVAMGPGLGVEEETQEAVRELFRRLAGKRAMVIDADALKALRGVRASGAVVYTPHAGEFKALTGAEPPQSLSERMAVVREQAAALGGVILLKGRYDVISDGVRVKVNMTGTPAMTVGGTGDVLTGLVAAFLTKTSDPLEAAAVAAFVNGLAGEDAAAELGFHITASDLIERLPRVIRRYAFESIR; from the coding sequence GTGGAGTCTATTACCTCTATAGAGATGTATGTCGCCGATAGAAACGCCGAGTGGCTCGGCGTGCCCCGTCTCGTCCTAATGGAAAACGCCGGGGCCGCCGTGGCTCGAAACGTGTTGAGGAAATTCCCCACGGCCAAGAGGATACTAGTGGTTTGCGGCACTGGGGACAACGGAGGCGATGGGTACGTTGCGGCGAGGCACCTTCACGCCGCTGGGAGGACGGTTAGAGTAATAGCGCTTGGAGAGCCCCGGGAGGAGCTCGCGAGGATTAATTACCAAGCAGTGACGAGGCTTTGGGGGGTTGAGGTGAAGGCGGCCCAGTTACCCCTAGAGCTACTGGCCTTACAAGACTGGTTTATGTGGGCTGAGGTAATTGTAGACGCGGTGTTGGGCACTGGGATAAGAGGCGTCTTGAGGGAGCCCCACGCCACAGCCATTGAGCTAATGAACATATCCCCGGCGCCCAAAGTGGCTGTGGACGTCCCCAGTGGTCTTGATCCCGACACGGGGGAGGTCAGAGACAAGGCGGTAAGGGCGGCTTTGACTGTGACTTTCCACAAGGCCAAGAGGGGCTTGCTGGCTCCCGGCGCCCAGAGATACGTGGGGGAGCTCGTGGTAGAGCCCATAGGAATTCCCCCAGAGGCGGAGCTCGTTGTTGGGCCGGGGGACTTCGCCTATTTGAACTTCACCAGGAGGGCTGATTCAAAAAAGGGAGATCACGGCAGGGTTTTAGTAATTGGCGGCTCTCTTGAATACTCAGGCGCCCCGGTCTACGTGGCCCTGGCGGCGCTGAGAGCCGGCGTGGATCTCGCAGTAATTGCGGCGCCCGAGCCCGCGGCGTATGCCGCCAAGGCCATTAGCCCCGACATTATTGCAATCCCCCTGGAGGGCCCCCGCCTCTCCACAAAACATGTAGATAAGCTGGCCTCCCTCGCCGAGAGGTTTAACGTAGTGGCCATGGGGCCCGGCCTGGGGGTGGAGGAGGAGACTCAAGAGGCCGTAAGGGAGCTCTTCAGACGCCTGGCTGGGAAGAGGGCCATGGTAATTGACGCAGATGCGCTTAAGGCGTTGAGAGGCGTGAGGGCCTCTGGCGCTGTGGTGTACACCCCCCACGCCGGGGAGTTCAAGGCGCTGACAGGAGCGGAGCCGCCCCAGTCGCTTTCAGAGCGCATGGCAGTGGTTAGGGAACAAGCCGCGGCGCTAGGCGGCGTGATACTCCTCAAGGGGCGTTACGACGTCATTTCAGACGGCGTGAGAGTCAAGGTGAACATGACAGGCACCCCCGCGATGACGGTGGGAGGCACAGGCGACGTCTTGACGGGGCTTGTAGCCGCCTTTTTAACTAAGACAAGCGATCCCCTAGAGGCGGCGGCAGTGGCGGCTTTTGTAAACGGCCTAGCAGGAGAGGATGCCGCCGCGGAATTGGGCTTTCACATCACGGCCTCAGATCTAATAGAGCGTCTGCCGAGAGTAATTAGGCGTTACGCCTTTGAATCAATCCGCTAA
- a CDS encoding PaREP1 family protein, translated as MKVRKKAVEEGVSLEDYVLDHLLSDVDPPGRAIAYAEAALELLKAAGEELERGDLRQASEKAWRAAALAVKAYAYWREGVRLSSHGELWRYKDKIAGELGDWVHDAWAQANAMHINFYEGWATAESVRQAHARVKRLVEELTRRIRP; from the coding sequence ATGAAGGTACGCAAGAAGGCCGTTGAGGAGGGGGTTTCGCTTGAAGATTACGTGTTAGATCATTTATTATCCGACGTTGACCCGCCTGGGAGGGCGATTGCCTACGCCGAAGCCGCCCTTGAGCTTTTAAAAGCCGCCGGGGAGGAGCTGGAGAGGGGGGATTTGCGCCAGGCCAGCGAAAAGGCGTGGAGAGCCGCAGCGCTTGCAGTTAAGGCCTACGCCTACTGGCGGGAGGGAGTTAGGCTGTCCTCCCACGGAGAGCTGTGGCGATACAAGGACAAAATCGCCGGGGAGCTTGGCGATTGGGTACACGACGCCTGGGCCCAGGCAAACGCCATGCACATAAACTTCTACGAGGGATGGGCAACTGCCGAGTCTGTGAGACAGGCGCATGCCAGAGTAAAAAGGCTGGTGGAGGAATTAACCAGAAGGATAAGGCCCTAG
- a CDS encoding zinc ribbon domain-containing protein, producing the protein MKVYRTLVVRRKIEETPPEKLVKFLEVQQKFREWATQWYKSGFKVPAPEESPLKYFAVELKYGMRLIPTNGLKNGVWRVPLPFDAQLRENNERDQSRGVLVDLSRGDIRIRKWGGGTIEIRLRKSEIKWITQRLREGAWLKLAYAWIGHTRQTNLVAFNLALVFARETEQYHPIRIMAIDLNALHNGVSWGVVDGERVIRRDTERPDLVRVGKLQKEISRLDSLCAERGGDYCEKAREAKSRLWRLLRRFEDEAAKRLVELAIKQKAAIVVDAPEDESVRELMEGNYTPNRKIYLNIGRLRRRIRELAEWYGVPYREERLYSTVCPRCESRMEELPNRKVKCQRCGFKAPRDKIPLLWAVRRFSELIQPPSFSPSPLLIPVS; encoded by the coding sequence ATGAAGGTATACAGAACCCTGGTAGTACGAAGAAAGATTGAGGAAACCCCGCCAGAGAAGTTAGTTAAGTTCCTCGAGGTGCAACAGAAGTTCAGGGAGTGGGCTACCCAGTGGTACAAGTCGGGATTCAAGGTGCCAGCACCAGAGGAGAGTCCGCTGAAGTACTTCGCAGTGGAACTAAAGTACGGTATGAGACTGATCCCCACCAACGGTCTCAAAAACGGCGTCTGGAGGGTACCTTTACCGTTTGACGCACAGCTCCGCGAAAATAACGAAAGGGATCAGAGTCGCGGTGTCTTAGTCGATTTGTCAAGAGGGGACATCAGAATTAGAAAATGGGGCGGGGGCACGATTGAAATACGGCTTAGAAAATCAGAAATCAAGTGGATAACTCAGAGACTGAGGGAGGGGGCGTGGCTGAAACTAGCCTACGCGTGGATCGGCCACACCAGGCAGACAAACTTAGTCGCCTTCAATCTGGCACTCGTCTTTGCTAGAGAGACAGAACAGTATCATCCAATTCGTATCATGGCGATTGATCTCAACGCCCTTCATAACGGCGTCTCCTGGGGCGTTGTAGACGGCGAGAGGGTAATAAGGCGCGATACCGAGAGACCAGATTTAGTCCGCGTCGGGAAGTTGCAAAAGGAGATATCCCGCCTAGACTCTCTCTGCGCGGAGAGGGGAGGAGACTACTGCGAAAAGGCGAGAGAGGCGAAGAGCCGCCTCTGGCGATTGTTGCGACGGTTTGAAGACGAGGCGGCCAAGAGACTAGTTGAGCTGGCCATAAAGCAGAAGGCCGCAATAGTGGTAGACGCGCCAGAGGACGAGTCCGTGAGGGAACTAATGGAAGGGAATTATACGCCAAACAGAAAGATATACCTAAACATAGGGAGACTGAGGAGGAGGATAAGAGAGCTGGCGGAGTGGTACGGAGTGCCGTATCGCGAAGAGAGACTGTACAGCACTGTCTGTCCCCGTTGTGAAAGCAGAATGGAGGAATTGCCGAACAGAAAAGTCAAATGTCAGCGTTGTGGGTTCAAGGCGCCGAGGGACAAAATCCCGCTGTTGTGGGCCGTGAGAAGGTTCTCCGAGTTAATTCAACCCCCCTCTTTTTCCCCATCCCCGTTGCTGATACCTGTCTCGTAG
- a CDS encoding DUF981 family protein: MELQAQQQITLFVDPLDLWLQILGVTLFIIAYWVYKNFVKQAEDGFNKAFGAGAVGLGVYILATGVWATAVWPLPGPYNILFSDSWPLLGVVLISLGLSSWFNAFHKVLTYFYAGLSLPIFVYGVAIGYFYLTRQPEIAAAMFILIGLSGLLSPLLALKRSKATAYLIIAMLIIAAVIALFIGISATFSHIPRWARWSPWYGEVVIPATS; encoded by the coding sequence ATGGAACTCCAAGCTCAACAACAAATAACACTGTTTGTGGATCCTCTAGATCTCTGGCTACAAATCCTCGGCGTTACGCTTTTTATAATCGCCTACTGGGTGTACAAAAATTTTGTAAAACAAGCGGAAGACGGGTTTAATAAGGCGTTTGGAGCTGGGGCAGTGGGACTGGGCGTGTACATACTGGCCACAGGCGTATGGGCCACGGCCGTCTGGCCGCTGCCCGGCCCCTACAACATATTGTTCTCAGACTCCTGGCCGCTTTTAGGCGTCGTGTTAATAAGCCTCGGGCTGTCCTCTTGGTTCAACGCGTTTCATAAAGTCCTCACTTACTTCTATGCCGGCTTGTCGCTCCCTATTTTCGTCTACGGAGTAGCAATAGGGTACTTCTACTTAACTCGACAGCCGGAAATCGCGGCTGCAATGTTTATACTTATAGGCCTGAGCGGCTTGTTAAGCCCGCTACTCGCGTTAAAACGGAGCAAAGCAACGGCTTATTTAATTATCGCCATGTTGATAATAGCCGCAGTAATAGCCCTATTCATAGGCATAAGCGCCACTTTTAGCCACATTCCCAGATGGGCACGCTGGAGTCCCTGGTACGGAGAAGTAGTAATTCCGGCAACATCTTAA
- the thiW gene encoding energy coupling factor transporter S component ThiW: MEYRVVAYLAVFTGLGLALAPLSFPVGPTRAFPGQHFVNGVAGVVIGPWALAVAFLISLIRNMLGLGTVFAFPGSIPGALVVWLAATALRRFGKAHYAPLFEPLGTLGLGFPAAAYVVAPLLGVGERFITGLIPIFIGWAASTITGSIAAFFVAVALRRLGRL, encoded by the coding sequence ATGGAATACCGAGTAGTGGCTTATTTGGCGGTGTTCACAGGCCTTGGACTTGCCTTGGCCCCCCTCAGTTTTCCAGTCGGGCCCACAAGGGCTTTTCCAGGACAGCATTTTGTAAACGGGGTGGCGGGCGTTGTAATAGGCCCCTGGGCCTTAGCTGTTGCTTTTCTCATATCGCTAATTAGAAATATGCTGGGCCTCGGCACAGTCTTCGCCTTTCCCGGTAGCATCCCCGGAGCACTGGTTGTGTGGCTTGCGGCTACGGCATTGAGGAGATTCGGCAAGGCGCATTACGCCCCGCTTTTTGAGCCGCTGGGGACTCTGGGGCTGGGCTTTCCCGCCGCGGCTTACGTAGTGGCGCCGTTGTTAGGCGTTGGCGAGAGGTTTATAACGGGACTCATACCGATCTTCATCGGCTGGGCCGCCTCCACTATTACTGGCAGCATCGCGGCTTTTTTCGTGGCCGTTGCGTTGAGGAGGCTTGGCAGGCTATAG
- a CDS encoding AAA family ATPase, giving the protein MIWAKCLTVYAGGRAVVECADFEVKPGELAVFYGPTGGGKSSIVKALAGIYKSDGEYRAERPYFIFQDVDFNLVFAYTDEEVRSVACRQTERLEISKLSMGQRQLLALRLALESGAKSVILDEPLAFLDPGTAIKVASAVKELRDAGISVLVAEHRLEFFLDADRFYLVDRGVQELGFDDLLITASRRGYGPYFTRHWERPFPIPKGRGCEVIIRWMKYPPGSKIALMGPVGSGKTYTLYALAGVVKMEGVRGCRPVGFVPQNPYLYFGDIDLSKAPREVLQWAGLDRSASPLRLSYGEARLLAVLWEVWKRPRLLLIDEPTAGVDRRYAEALGEVIANYGGTVVFATHDPIFAERYAEYKIRIG; this is encoded by the coding sequence ATGATTTGGGCGAAGTGCCTCACTGTGTATGCAGGGGGGAGGGCGGTGGTGGAATGCGCCGATTTTGAAGTCAAGCCCGGGGAGCTGGCGGTTTTCTACGGCCCAACCGGCGGGGGGAAGTCCAGTATTGTGAAGGCCCTGGCAGGGATTTATAAAAGCGACGGCGAGTACCGGGCGGAGCGTCCATACTTTATTTTTCAAGACGTGGATTTTAATTTAGTCTTCGCCTACACGGACGAGGAGGTGAGATCTGTGGCTTGTAGACAGACGGAGCGCCTTGAGATCTCTAAGCTGTCAATGGGCCAGCGCCAGTTGCTGGCGCTTAGGCTAGCTCTAGAGTCGGGGGCCAAGTCTGTGATACTAGACGAGCCCCTGGCCTTTCTAGATCCCGGCACTGCGATAAAAGTGGCGAGTGCTGTGAAAGAGCTTAGAGATGCCGGGATTAGCGTTTTAGTCGCCGAGCACAGGCTGGAGTTTTTCCTAGACGCCGATCGTTTTTACTTAGTGGATAGGGGAGTTCAAGAGCTGGGTTTTGACGACTTGCTTATAACTGCGTCGAGGAGGGGATACGGCCCTTATTTTACAAGACACTGGGAGAGGCCCTTCCCAATTCCAAAAGGCCGCGGTTGCGAAGTGATAATTCGCTGGATGAAATACCCGCCGGGGTCTAAAATAGCGCTTATGGGGCCCGTGGGCTCCGGCAAGACTTACACGCTGTACGCCCTCGCCGGGGTTGTGAAAATGGAGGGCGTCAGGGGCTGTCGCCCGGTGGGCTTCGTGCCCCAGAATCCCTACCTCTACTTCGGCGATATTGATTTGTCGAAAGCGCCGCGGGAGGTTTTGCAGTGGGCGGGGCTTGACCGCTCGGCAAGTCCCCTCCGCCTATCATACGGCGAGGCTAGGCTGTTGGCAGTGTTGTGGGAGGTTTGGAAAAGGCCGAGGCTTCTCTTAATTGACGAGCCCACCGCCGGAGTTGACAGGAGGTACGCAGAGGCCCTGGGGGAGGTAATTGCTAACTACGGCGGAACGGTGGTCTTCGCAACCCACGATCCCATCTTCGCCGAGAGATATGCAGAGTATAAAATTCGGATTGGGTAG
- a CDS encoding bifunctional hydroxymethylpyrimidine kinase/phosphomethylpyrimidine kinase: MWRVAITIAGLDSGGGAGIHADIKTFAAMGVHGATALTCVTAQNTYEVREAQCLSPQLVRAQIMAVWDDMGIDAGKTGMLGTREIIEEVASVVGKLGFPLVVDPVMVAKSGAPLISEDAVDVLKRRLLPVAKVVTPNKPEAEKLTGMKIASVNDAEKAAEFIHKEYGTEIVVVKGGHLEGGEAIDVVYYRGSFHKFSTPRLESRATHGTGCAFSAAIAAGLAKGLDPLEAIKTAKQFIYTAIKYGVAKGKGHWPVNPTAWVEIPAERWRAYEELRAALEAIRKNAALFAKAIPEVQSNLGYVIDPRYAVDVNDVVAVPGRIVNYMGEARPSGPPAFGASSHTARKILALVGKDPNARSAMNIKYSPELVERARALGYKIAVVDRRKEPEEAKKIEGGSMKWVVGEALSQTGGTAPDIIVDLGDWGKEPQITVVGRTPTEVVEKVLRLLS, translated from the coding sequence ATGTGGAGAGTTGCAATAACAATAGCCGGCCTTGACTCAGGCGGCGGCGCCGGCATTCACGCTGATATAAAAACCTTTGCCGCTATGGGCGTTCACGGAGCAACCGCCCTTACATGCGTCACGGCTCAAAACACATATGAGGTGAGAGAGGCCCAGTGTCTAAGCCCCCAGTTGGTAAGGGCTCAGATAATGGCCGTTTGGGACGACATGGGGATTGACGCCGGGAAGACGGGGATGCTGGGCACTAGGGAGATAATTGAAGAAGTGGCGTCTGTGGTCGGCAAACTGGGCTTCCCCCTAGTGGTCGACCCAGTAATGGTGGCTAAGTCTGGGGCTCCCCTCATTTCTGAAGACGCCGTGGATGTTTTAAAGAGGAGGCTACTCCCCGTGGCCAAAGTGGTTACTCCCAATAAACCAGAGGCGGAGAAGCTCACGGGGATGAAAATAGCCTCTGTTAATGACGCCGAGAAGGCCGCGGAGTTTATCCACAAGGAGTACGGCACGGAGATCGTGGTGGTTAAGGGAGGGCATTTAGAGGGCGGCGAGGCGATCGACGTGGTGTATTACAGGGGATCTTTCCATAAGTTCTCAACCCCGCGCCTAGAGTCCAGGGCAACGCACGGCACTGGTTGCGCGTTCTCCGCCGCCATAGCCGCCGGCCTCGCCAAAGGGCTTGACCCTCTGGAGGCCATAAAGACGGCAAAACAGTTTATATACACAGCCATTAAATACGGCGTCGCCAAGGGCAAAGGGCACTGGCCGGTAAACCCAACGGCGTGGGTTGAAATCCCCGCGGAGAGGTGGAGGGCATATGAGGAGCTGAGAGCCGCGTTGGAGGCCATAAGGAAAAACGCCGCCCTTTTCGCCAAGGCAATCCCAGAAGTTCAGAGCAATTTGGGCTACGTCATAGATCCCCGTTACGCTGTTGATGTAAATGACGTCGTTGCCGTGCCAGGCCGTATTGTGAATTACATGGGCGAGGCGAGGCCCTCGGGGCCTCCCGCCTTCGGCGCCAGTAGTCACACTGCGCGTAAAATCTTGGCCCTAGTGGGCAAGGATCCAAACGCCAGGTCTGCTATGAACATTAAGTACAGCCCAGAGCTCGTGGAGAGGGCGAGGGCCCTCGGCTACAAAATCGCCGTGGTGGACCGCAGGAAAGAGCCAGAGGAGGCGAAGAAAATAGAGGGCGGTTCTATGAAGTGGGTAGTGGGAGAGGCCCTTTCCCAAACCGGAGGGACGGCGCCGGACATTATCGTGGATTTAGGCGACTGGGGCAAAGAGCCGCAGATTACAGTAGTGGGGAGGACGCCCACTGAAGTGGTGGAAAAAGTTCTCCGCCTATTGAGTTAA
- a CDS encoding 5-formyltetrahydrofolate cyclo-ligase, translating into MAKEAKMAIRERIWRLMEEMNIAAFPRPVHGRIPNFKGADRACANILHLIQRAEVVKINPDAPQRPCREISLRAGKKVVMPTPRIREGFLLLDPLLIPREAYGEASTISGAFKWGRPVKPWELPKIDLVIIGSVAVNPKNGRRLGKSHGYAEIEWGILSTFDKVGEDTPVATTVHDVQLVEEDIPKEPFDLPVDFIATPTRLIAVKRVDKKPRGIFWEHVTEEMLAEIPLLAEIRKSRI; encoded by the coding sequence ATGGCCAAGGAGGCGAAAATGGCGATAAGGGAGAGAATATGGCGATTAATGGAGGAGATGAATATCGCCGCCTTCCCCCGCCCCGTGCACGGGAGGATACCGAATTTCAAGGGCGCAGATAGGGCTTGCGCCAATATTCTACATTTAATACAAAGGGCGGAGGTAGTCAAGATAAATCCAGACGCCCCCCAAAGGCCCTGCCGCGAGATCTCTCTGCGCGCGGGGAAGAAAGTAGTAATGCCAACTCCTAGAATAAGAGAGGGGTTTCTACTCCTCGACCCCCTATTAATCCCAAGGGAGGCTTACGGTGAGGCGTCGACAATAAGCGGGGCTTTTAAATGGGGCAGGCCGGTCAAGCCGTGGGAACTGCCCAAAATAGACCTCGTCATAATTGGCTCCGTGGCTGTCAATCCAAAAAACGGCAGGAGGCTCGGCAAATCCCACGGATATGCGGAAATTGAGTGGGGCATCCTCTCCACTTTTGACAAAGTGGGCGAGGACACGCCAGTGGCCACCACTGTCCACGACGTCCAGTTAGTGGAAGAGGACATACCTAAAGAGCCCTTCGACCTCCCCGTCGATTTTATCGCCACGCCTACGCGCTTAATTGCCGTGAAAAGAGTTGACAAAAAGCCAAGGGGAATTTTCTGGGAGCACGTAACGGAGGAAATGCTGGCGGAAATCCCCCTGCTCGCCGAAATTCGCAAAAGCCGTATTTAA
- a CDS encoding NfeD family protein, with product MSWTKALLLALAIPAWAFAASEAVALYLDGVIDGTAVTLASAALAEAQRLHLPLVVIIDTYGGFLAPMDQIVEMFLNAGVPVYAYIPDGAKAMSAGAFIAMSARKIYMAPTAEIGAAEPRPPDPKVVNYAAARMRALASTKWNDTRLYIAESFVRENRVLTGAEAARLGMAEPPPPDGWNFVSVLRRDPLSRLLNALSDPALISLMLLLGVVLIGYELFASGFQGVGVIGGVLLVLAFYLLGQLGSEWLWAALALGGAVLIAAEMFAVLSFFQAFLKGEEKR from the coding sequence GTGAGTTGGACAAAGGCGCTTCTCCTGGCGTTGGCCATCCCCGCGTGGGCCTTCGCGGCCTCAGAGGCCGTCGCCTTGTACCTCGACGGCGTAATTGACGGCACTGCCGTGACGCTGGCGAGCGCCGCCCTTGCGGAGGCCCAGCGCCTCCATCTACCCCTAGTAGTTATAATTGACACCTACGGGGGCTTCCTTGCCCCGATGGATCAGATAGTGGAGATGTTCTTAAACGCGGGAGTTCCAGTATACGCCTATATTCCCGATGGGGCTAAGGCCATGTCCGCAGGCGCCTTTATAGCCATGTCGGCTAGGAAGATATACATGGCCCCAACGGCGGAGATAGGCGCAGCTGAGCCGAGGCCGCCAGACCCAAAAGTGGTTAACTACGCGGCGGCGCGGATGAGGGCTCTGGCGTCTACTAAGTGGAACGACACCAGGTTGTACATCGCGGAGTCGTTTGTGAGAGAGAATAGGGTTTTAACAGGCGCCGAGGCTGCGAGGCTCGGCATGGCGGAGCCCCCTCCGCCCGATGGGTGGAACTTCGTCTCTGTGCTTCGCCGCGATCCCCTCTCTCGGCTTTTAAACGCCTTGTCAGACCCTGCGTTGATCTCGCTGATGCTTTTATTGGGAGTCGTGCTGATAGGCTATGAGCTCTTTGCTAGCGGCTTCCAGGGAGTAGGCGTGATAGGCGGAGTATTGTTAGTCTTGGCGTTCTACCTTTTGGGCCAACTGGGCTCTGAGTGGCTCTGGGCCGCCCTGGCCCTCGGGGGCGCCGTCTTAATCGCTGCGGAGATGTTCGCAGTGTTGAGCTTCTTCCAGGCCTTTTTAAAAGGGGAAGAAAAGCGTTAA
- a CDS encoding AAA family ATPase, translating to MLFRDRPAERLEELFDREEEVRRLLNAVNSSALTLILGMRRVGKTSVVKAATYGKLRIYIDARYFEEKRYISYGDLLEALRKELRRLLPLHKRLGELLSKIRGVSVAGVDVKFEIGRNAPSFAEILEAFDQWAREQGERLVLIIDEAQELAKLRGRTLLPPLGYAYDNLRNISMVFTGSKAGLLLRFLRLEDPHSPLFGRYFEKIELGPFSRELSVQFLTKGFEEAGVRVSRELIDRAVDELDGVVGWLAYFGLRAVKKPDSALEETLEYAARLAAAEFCNFVQYMGSQRYIHVAKVCKNGARWSEVKRYLQAVEGKPITDYEVTKLLKNLVDYGFLEKRGEIYLVPDPVLRTALQSLRC from the coding sequence ATGTTGTTTAGGGACAGACCTGCGGAGAGGTTAGAAGAGCTATTTGACAGAGAGGAAGAGGTGAGGCGTTTATTAAACGCTGTGAACTCCTCAGCGCTGACTTTAATTCTCGGCATGAGGAGAGTGGGAAAGACCTCTGTAGTTAAAGCGGCAACCTACGGCAAGTTGAGGATATACATTGATGCAAGGTATTTCGAAGAGAAGAGGTATATCTCATACGGAGATTTACTTGAGGCGTTGAGAAAAGAGCTTAGACGCCTACTCCCCCTGCACAAGAGGCTGGGAGAGTTGCTGTCCAAAATCAGGGGAGTATCTGTCGCCGGAGTAGATGTGAAATTTGAAATTGGGCGGAACGCCCCCAGTTTTGCCGAGATTCTCGAGGCCTTTGACCAGTGGGCACGCGAACAGGGAGAGAGGCTAGTTCTTATAATTGACGAGGCACAGGAGCTGGCGAAACTACGGGGGAGGACCCTACTGCCGCCGCTGGGATATGCTTATGACAACTTGCGGAATATCTCAATGGTATTCACGGGGTCTAAGGCCGGGCTGTTGTTACGATTCTTGAGGCTTGAAGACCCCCACAGTCCGCTATTTGGGAGATATTTTGAGAAAATTGAACTGGGGCCTTTCTCCAGAGAGCTTTCAGTCCAATTTCTCACAAAGGGTTTTGAAGAGGCTGGAGTGCGCGTGAGCCGGGAGCTCATTGACAGAGCCGTCGACGAGCTAGACGGCGTGGTGGGTTGGCTGGCCTATTTTGGGCTTAGGGCTGTCAAAAAGCCCGACAGCGCCTTGGAAGAGACTCTTGAATATGCCGCAAGGCTCGCCGCCGCGGAGTTCTGTAATTTTGTCCAATACATGGGATCCCAGAGGTATATCCACGTGGCTAAGGTGTGTAAAAACGGGGCAAGGTGGTCTGAGGTTAAGAGATATTTACAGGCAGTTGAGGGCAAGCCTATTACAGACTACGAGGTTACTAAATTGTTAAAAAACCTCGTCGACTACGGTTTTTTAGAAAAAAGAGGCGAGATCTACCTCGTGCCGGATCCCGTCTTGCGCACAGCCCTTCAGTCGTTAAGGTGTTAA